The genomic segment ATCGAAGTACATATGCCGGCACGTAGGTACCTCGCTAGGTGAACTGACCACACGTTTCCCAATACAATCAGTGAAAGCCTTTTTGAGTTCATGAACGGAGGAAAGATTCCCGGTATTTCCACTAGACTGTTCTTTGCCGATGCAATCAAATTGGAAGGAGAAACTCGCGGGGTTGCTGTCTGCTGATgccgctgccttcttccgtCAGCCTCACGAATCAGCCCGCCAGTGCGACACAGATAAAACGCCTATCGGCTGCAACTTCTGCTGATTTCCCGCCTTCGACTCGGACTCCTATCATTCCGGTCTcttctgaaaaaacaaaatccCCATTCACAACTGGGTGCTTCTCCGGAACTCCGTAAAATTCCAGTCTCGTTCACATGTGTAGAAAGAAACAGTGCAGAGATGAAGGGATAAAAAACAACAAACGTGAGTGTCGATCTaagcacatatatatatatatatatacacatgcatgaaAGTACATCCATACCTACAAGTGTTTTGCATGCGGACTTACCTACTCGCATATTTCCACTTAGGTCAGTGCGCAAGCAAATCATCGATCTACGCTGCTATTTATATTTAGCGACACACGTAGAAACATGTACATAGTCGAAAACAGGCATTTGCCTAAAGCAACATGTCGATTTCTAGGCGACTGTGAAAATGCAAAGGTGCCTTTCGTTGAGGGGCCGTGGCGGGTGTCGACAAAAACGCCTTCTTTGAAATAGAATGTGTCaaaagtgcatgcgtcccGAAGCCAAGACTTTTCTACCTGGAGGTGCGCGAGTCCCTTTTTGGAGATTGGTCTcgagacggcggagacaTCGACCCTGGATAAAAACAAAACATGGcactttcctcttcgttcgtACGCCTCTACAAGCGCCATCGATTAAGTCCATGCAACACTTTCTTCACTGTAAAAAGATACAAAAAAACCTTCGACTACGATCACacacatgtatgcatgcacgcatgtaTGTTTGGACGGATGCACCTGTGTATGTACAGGTGTGCTTGCAGCGAGGTAGCAACGCCgcgccgtctgtctctttgtttgCACTGGTGTCCGTTGTTTAGACTACTTCTTATCCGAAGGCAGAGAGCTCGAAGATGAAAGGCTTACGATCCTTtctgcgaagagagacagagtaGCTTGGACTTCTTCGGCGATACGAAGAACGAGGCGGACTCCTCCCGCGCCTGGAAAGACCATTGCGCGCCGGCGACCCTCGTCCCCCGTGCCTGGCCCCCGATGACGCGGCAGGCCCTGCAGCCGCTGCCAGGCGAGCCTTTTCAGCTGCGGTGGAAAACAGCAGAAACACGAACAGGGTGAGGGAGGAACTCTCGGACGGGAGCGGAGACGGGGCAAGACCGATGTGTGAAGTCCTCTAACGTCTGATACTCTCAACGAGAGATTAAAACAAAAGAGCTTGAACTGAAccggcgcatgcaaaaaaaagaaaattTTGGTGGTGTGAGGTCGAGataaagaaaagaaagcgacacCAACTCAGCACACCAACAGACACTCCCCGAAATACTAGCAAGAACCGCTTCTGCTTTGTCAGCAGACAAATAAAAAATCTGAACCTGCACCggtgtacatgcatgcgtgagtGTATGACTGAATGTACGtactgcatatatatatatatatataggacTATGTGAGGGGTCGACCTGTGTAAAACGAATAGTTGCGAAGAGAGAGTAGCCTCTtttcgagagacgcgaagtgCGTTACTTTGCATTTGAAGACTCTGTAGCCCTGACCGACGagtcgtttccttctctcctacCTTGCCTCTGCTCCTTCACTTTCGAACTAAATTCCACCTTCATGGCGCGACCATCCAACATTCCCTGTTCACAAATAacacaaaaaagagaacacagaaaaagcgaaaagaagcacATATCCACCCCGTCGATCCTCCACTacacatgtgtgtatgtacatacatgtacGGATACATgtcgcttctgctctctttccctctgtctctctatcttGGTCGCgcgctgtgtctctttctcttgttctctccaacttgttctctgtctctgtctcgttcttgctctctcttcccacctgttttctctcttctcgtcctctcttcccttccacttctttcttcacctgtctctgtctcgacccctctcgttcgctttctctccctcttcagtgtctcttcccctccaGTTCttgctccctctctccttcttctcttcctcagcgtctgtttcttcctctcgccgtcgtTCTATCTCGCTTTCTTGCGCGTACTTGGTTGAGGTGCTCTCGAGCCAGCTCGGCTTCTCTGACGGAGTCGAACTCTACGTACGCGTAGCCTTTCGGAATTCCTGCGACTTTATCGACTGCGACGGTGCAGGAAGTGACGACTCCATATAAGCCGAAGATTTCTCGCAAGTGCTCCTCCCGGACGTTGCGCGTCAGGGAAGACACATTCAGCGTACATTCCAGCACGCGCTTCATCGTGACTAGGAAAGCGGGTGAAGCGCAAAAAACTGAATCACAGAAAGGGCAGAGAGCCCGAAGAAAAGAACCCCAAGAAAAGATGGACAGAAAGAGTAGACGCGAGACGACCTGTTGAGGTCTATCTACAAATATCcacgacagaggcagagcagagagactgagaggTCTGTGACGATGCGGGCGCCTATACCATGGAAGAAAAGCGCATCAAAAGCAAGGCAGGACGACGccgggtgcatgcgcgccacGATTGTTGCCGATCCAGTGAGGgacaggcagacagagatgTAGATCTTTTCGCATGCAAATGCAATTTTCAATCGGCTCGATGGGTGGGGAGACCACAAGTGACTAGCGACTAGTGTCagctgcggagaagaaacggagaccaCAATCTTTCAGCGATTGTGTGTTGCCAGGCAAGGAGCGCGCGACAAGCCGAGAAACGGGGTGCAGACGAGTTTTACAGTTCGCGAGAGCGCGTTAACAAAAAACGACTTCGACTGTTCGACGGAACACGCTTGAAAGCTCTCGCAGACTCTCAAGGACGGGAAACAAGGGAGGGGCgtcgagcagagaaaaaagacgccCGGCAATGCGGCAGTCAGGGATCtagacagaggaaggaaacgagacagaaaaagacgctttttcctttccaaagacgagagaggccgTTCCTAGGAAGACTCATTCGCGGACTTGATTTTCTGAAGGGGGAGAAAACTGTGTTGGCGACGATGACCTCTGCTTCTCAAAACAGGACGATGCGTATTATAGACAGGTTTCTGTTGCCAAGAAGGACGGAACAGAGATCTTCTACGTTCACAAAAGTCCCACCGAGAGTCCCGCTAGACACAGCGGAAGGGAACTTCGAAAACACGAAGCACAACTACACCACGAGGAATGATAAAAACTCCGAGAACCCTCCCGCTGTCGCACAAAAGGGAGACTCTCCCGTTCCATGAAACGCCAAAATCGGTCCCCAACCCtcagaaaaagcgacagagcACGACGTAGAGATTAGAAAGTGTTGAAAATGAGGGCGGATGCGAACTACTGCGACACTTTATTGGAGAAACGCCGTGCGAGAATCCATACAAAAGCAACATAAttgctgtttcttttttcagtgcctgtgcatgcgcgagccGCAGTTCGATTGCCGTGGCAGGTTCAGGACCAACCTTTATTCTTTGGTTTTTGTACATTGTCTTGCTACAATCGCAACGAAGTGACTTCTTTCGAATCAGTGTTTTTTCGTAGTTAGAAAGCTGTCTatgaggggagaagaagagctttATGACGCACAAAGGCACTCCAGGGAGTCTACGCGGATTGTGCTTTCTCCCAGGGTCGGCACTCTCTCCATCATCAATGCATCCGCCTCGCAGCTCCCATTATATTAAGGAGTCCTTCTTTTACATCCTGATGAGCGGGACTCCGGGgttagatcttgaaggtctttgtttactgGATCCAAGCTCTTAACTCAGTCAATTAGCGCTGGGACAGATATTCTGTACCAACCGATCTAGAGTCAAGAGGAACCGACTGCTGTACACCTTGCCCCGTTACATCCAGGAGCTTATTGTTATATTCGATAATCTTATACGTTCAGCCGCCGTGAGTTGTATTAAATGGCTCGGTACATGTGTCTATACGGGATCATCTGCACGAACTACAAACAGATCTTTCATACTATTTGGTGTATCATCTTAACAACTCCTATGCTAGGACGCGAGAACGGGCAATCTAACTTTGCGTTAAGCCTGCGTACGTATGCCTAGCGCATAACCGATGTGAAATAACCTTAATGTCGTAGGAAGTGGAAATCCAACACATTTAGCTGTCTTacgcagtccagtggggtggtggtgtatAGCGATCGTGAAAAACTTCGTTGTCTGCGTGAGTGAAACGAGACTGTGTCTTTTCCATAACAGCGATGTGGAACCTTCCATTTGCTGGGTTCCGTTTCCGTCTCACTCGACACTTGCGTAGAAATCCTGTGCACCTGAACGCTAAGTATTTACATGTCTGATTTTGTacatagacagatagatacgTCTATTTAAATGAATGCATGTTTCATGCACCCCTACGGTAATCAGGTAGATGTCCATATAAAATAACAGGAAAAAAGCTGAGGCACGGCACACCTTTCGTCTCCGCATCCCCATTGCACTGGCCTTCTCTGGGTGTCACGCCGGCAAACAAAGGGGTTTTTATATTCAGGATAGGCTCctcgaaaaaacaaagactgTTTGCTCCTGAGCGTGccacgagaagaaaagacgcacAGATACTTCCGATGTCGGGAGAAAAAGCGCAATCATGGTGCCGCCTTGCGGGTGACTTTCCAGATTTCTCGCAGCTGCACAACGATCTGTCTCATTCGATCTCGCCACGGTATGACAGCGATACTGTTCTAATATTCATCAAATCTTTCGAAGAGCGTTGTTTCcgatttctttttctcagaTTCGCCCTTGAATACAGTCGCTGCCCGGACCTAAGTTGCCGCGTATCACAAAGACTCGAATTCTCTCGGTTATCTAAAATAGCGTGTTCTACAAGCACACATTGTCTCGGGAACTTCTACGAAAACAGAAACTTTTTTTCAGATGTCTATTTGCTCCAGATTCGATAATAAGATGCAAGAA from the Toxoplasma gondii ME49 chromosome IX, whole genome shotgun sequence genome contains:
- a CDS encoding RNA recognition motif-containing protein (encoded by transcript TGME49_306600); this encodes MKRVLECTLNVSSLTRNVREEHLREIFGLYGVVTSCTVAVDKVAGIPKGYAYVEFDSVREAELAREHLNQGMLDGRAMKVEFSSKVKEQRQAEKARLAAAAGPAASSGARHGGRGSPARNGLSRRGRSPPRSSYRRRSPSYSVSLRRKDRSMSPPSRDQSPKRDSRTSRRDRNDRSPSRRREISRSCSR